AAAAAGTTTTAGGAAAAACAAAAGAAGATGCAGAAAAAATTGCAAAAGAGCAATTAATACATGTTGGACTTGGTGATAAGTTTGATGAGTTTCCTACAAGAATGTCTGGTGGACAACAGCAAAGACTTGCAATTGCAAGAGCATTAGCTATGGAACCTGAGTATATGCTTTTTGATGAAATCACATCAGCACTTGATCCCGAATTAGTAGGAGAGGTACTTGATACCTTAAGACTACTTAGAAAAGAAGGAATGACAATGATTTGTGTTACTCATGAAATTGCATTTGCAAGAGAAGTATCAGATAGAATTGCTTTCTTTCATAAAGGTGTTATTGAAGAAATCGGAACACCCGAACAAGTAATCGAAAACCCACAAAAAGAGAGAACACAACAGTTTTTATCAAAGGTTTTACATTAAACCTTTAGATATAAAATGATTAAATATAACTAATTAACAAAAGGAAATATACTTAGTGATAAAACTCTTTTTGTTATAAATTTAAGGTAAAAAATGAATATGCAAGTTTCAGATATTTGTGATGATAATCAGAATAAAAAAATTCAAGTATTATCTGCAAAATTTAATAACTATGGAAAATTGAAGAAATTCTCTGGTCAAATAGAAACATTAAAAATAAGTAAAAGTAATTTTCATTTATTAGAAATTCTAAGAGATGAAGATGGTAAAGGTAGAATTATGGTTGTGGATAACAATCAGGATTTCTTTGGTGTAGTAGGGGATAAACTAATGGCATTTGCATTAAAAAATAACTGGACTGCAATTATTATCAATGGTTATGTTAGAGATACCTTTGAGACTAAAAATATTGATGTAGGATTATACGCAATTGGCGCTTGTCCTTTAAGAAATTTTGAAAAAACAAAATCTTTTAGAGGTATTGATTTGAAATTTGAAGGTGTAAGTTTTAGTAAAGGTGATTATATTTATGCAGATGAAGACGGTATTATTCTTACTAAAAATAAACTAATTTAAAATATTACAAAAAGGATTAATTTGATTTCTAATAATAAAACAACTATCTTAGCATTAATCCTTTTTGTAATACTACTATGGGCAGGTAACTTTATATCAATTGCTTATTTAGTAAAAGAGATGGATGTTTTTACAGCTTTAACGTTAAGACTTGCTTTTGTTTCTTTGTTATTATCACCTTTTTTGAAAAACCTACCATCTTTTAGAGATCTTTCTTTTTTATTTCTAGCAGCAATTGCGATTGTGCCTGGACACTTTGGACTTCTTTTTTTATCAATATTAAATACTTCTAGTGTAGGAGGAGTGTCTGTATTAATTCAATTGGCAATACCTTTTTCTATAATATTTGCATGGATAATTTTTAAAGATAAACCAAGTCCTTTAAGAATTACTGGTTTAACAATATCTTTTTTTGGAATAGTTTTCTTATTATATGATCCAAGTTTATTAGATAGTAGAGATGCTTTTATTATGGCAATTGCATCTGCATTGTGTTTAGGTATTTATTTTAATATTGTAAAGAAAATAAAAAATGTGAAAAGTATTAGTGTTATAGCTTGGACATCTTTATTAGGAGTACCTATGATGTATATAATTATGCTTTTTAATAATAATACTTTTTCTTCTGTTTTAGAAATTAAAGATAGTTTAACTATATGGGCATTTTTTTACACAGTTATTGCAAGTAGTATTATAGGACATGGCATTTGGGCTTACTTAGTTAAGACACAAGATATAAGTTTTATTTCTCCTTTTTTATTATTAGTTCCAATAGTTGCAGTTATTTTAAGTACTTTTACTTTAGGTGAAGAAATTACATTTCGTTTTATAATTGTTTCAAGTGTGATTATTTTTGGAATTTTTCTTGTTTTTATATCTAGAAATTCTCAAAATAATTTAAAGGATTAAAATGGAAATTTTACAAAAAATTAAAGATTCGAAAATCCAAAAAGATTTTCTAAAGATAAAGACAATTGATATGCATACAGGTGGTGAGCCTTTACGTGTTATTCTTGATGGTTACCCGAGAATAGAAGGTAAAACAATCTTAGAAAAAAGAAGTTATGTTAAAAATAATTTAGATCATTTAAGAACCACTTTGATGTTTGAACCTCGTGGGCATGCTGATATGTATGGAGTATTACTTGTTGAACCTGAAAATAAAGATTCAGATTTTGGTGTAATATTTATGCATAATGAAGGTTATAGCACAATGTGTGGACATGCAACAATTGCTATTACAAAATTAGCAGTTGAGTTAGGTTGGGTTGAGGTTAGAAAACCAATTACTAATATAAAAATAGATGCTCCTTGTGGGCAGTTAGATTCTTTTGCTAGTATAGATGAAAATGGAGATGTTACAAGTGTTAGTTTTAAATGTGTTCCATCTTTTGTTATTGCTTTAAATGAAGAAATATATGTGGAAAGTATTGGTACTGTAAGGTATGATTTAGCATATGGTGGAGCATTTTATGCTTATATAAATGCTGATTCAATTGGTCTTAGTTTGAATAAGGATAATTATGATAAAATTATTCATTACGGAAAGAAAATCAAACATGCAATAAGTGAAAATAAAGATAATATCAAACATCCTTTTGAAGAGGATTTAAGTTTTCTTTATGGAACAATTTTTATTACAAAATCAGATAAATTTCATAGTAAAAATGTATGCGTCTTTGCAGATGGAGAAGTTGATAGAAGTCCAACTGGCTCAGGTGTATCTGGTAGAGCTGCAATTCATTTTAAAAGAAATGAACTTTTAATAAATGAGAGTATTAAAATTGAGAGTATTTTAGGTACAAGCTTTGATGTCGAAGTAGACTCAACATTAAAGTACTCGGATTTTGATGCTATTATCCCTAAAGTTAGCGGGAATGCAAATATTACAGGTGAACATACATTTTTAATTGATGAAAATGATGAGTTGAAACATGGATTTTTTTTAAGATAACAAGGAAATAAGATGCAAGAGAATAATTTATCAGTAAAAGCATATAAAATATTAGAAGAGTTAATTGTAACTTTAAAATTAGAACCTGGTAAAACCTATTCTGAAAAAGAATTAATGGCTCTATCTGATATTAGTAGAACACCTCTTCGAGAAGCCTTATTAAAATTATCAAATGAATCTCTACTTAATATTATTCCTAGACGTGGAATTGAAATATCTGATATTAATATGGCTAATCAATTATCTATTTTAGAAACAAGAAGAGTATTAGATAATCTTCTTATTTCAAAAGCTACTAAGTATGCTACTACATTAGAAAAAAATAAAATACTTGATTTTAAAAAACATATGATTGAAGCTGTTGAAAAAAAAGATGTAATTGAGTATTTACGAAATGATAAACAATTAGATCAAACAATATTTGAAACGGCAAGAAACGAATATGCAGCAAATGCTACGGCTCCTTTACATATCAGAAGTAGAAGGTTTTGGTATTATTTTAAAGGAAGTGATGATTTAGAAGCTTCTGCAAAGGTTCATATGGATTTAATAGATGCCATTGTTGCATCTAATGAAGAAAAAGCAATTGAACTTTCTGATAAGATAATAAACAATCTAGTTGAAGTAGTTAAAAAATATATGAATATCTAAGAACTATTTAACTTAAACTTATAGAATTCTTTTTATATTTATTAATAAGAATTCAACTACTATATCATTCCCTCAATATTTCATTTATTTTCACTTTAATTTATAACTATTCTACTCTTAACATAGCATTAAAATAGCATTTGCAATTTATTTGTAAAATTGCGTAATTTTTAGACAATTTAAGCTAATATATTAAGTTTTAATTAAGTTTCACTGTGAAATAATGATTAAAGAAAAAAAGGTACTACTTTAAGTAGTACTAAAAAATACACATAAAAAGTTATAAAAATGGCAAAGCAAAAATATAAAAGAACAGTTATTCAAAAAGTTATAAATAATCATTTAAAAAGTAATAAAAGAGAAGTTTCTCAACTTACTGTAAAGATTGATAAAAGACTGGATAACGCACTTTTAGTTTTATCTACATCTTTAAATATTTCTAAAAATAAACTAATAGAAGATATTTTATTTGAAAGTGGTATTTTAGATGAAGTAGATGAAAATTTTGTTGGAGATAACAATGAATAGTTTCCCATCACAAGATGAAGTAGTAGAAGCAGTTTTAACAGGTATTAAAACTGCTAAGTCAAATTATAGTTTTTGGACTGCTGATGATATTTATTTATCATATGCACCTCCAAAATTCTTGACTATACATGTATCTCAAGAAATAGCAAAACTAAGTCCTGCTCCAGAAATTTTTATTGATGCAACAATTGCTGATATATTAAGATGTTCTCTTCCTAAAAGAGATGCATTTAAGTGGTTTATGGCAGAGAATAATATTGCTCAAGATGTAATTTGTTTAACACTAGATGAAAGATTTGAACATAAAAGTGATAATGATTCTATTTCAAAAGTTATTATGAGTATAAGAAATGGTGTAAGAAACGCACAAGCTGAATATAAAGATGATATAGAGTTAATGTGTAAATTACTTCAAAGAGAACAAAGGGATGAATCTACATTAGACTATGGAGTTTTTGCTTTTTACTTAGATATTTCAAATACTGCAAGAAAAAAAAGCGAAAAAAGATTAGAAGAAATTATTGAAGCATTTAATAAGATTGTAGCTTCACATAAAAATTTAAAATCAAGTTTTAAAGGAGGCGATATTAACAAGATTGATAATGTTGGCGAATGGTGTGTTGGGTGTTATATTATTGAACCAACGGTTTAAATAATATAAGAAATTTAATTCAAACTAAGGAGAAAATATGAATTTTAAAAAATTAACAGGTGCTTTAGCACTAAGTGCGGTAGTTGCTAGTTCACTAGTTGCTGCAGATACTGTAAAGATAGGTGTTCAAGCGCCAATTACTGGTAAGTATGCAAATGAAGGTCAAAGTATTGAAAACTTTGTTAAGTTAATTGTAGATGAAAAAAATGCAGCTGGTGGACTTTTAGGTAAACAAATTGAAGTTGTTACTTGTGATGATGAAGCTAAAGCTCAAAAAGCTGCTGTTTGTGCTAAGAAATTAGTAAATGAGGGTGTATTTGCTGTAATTGGTTCTTATACTTCAGGAGCAACAGAAGCTGCTCAAACTACATACTATAGAAACAAAGTTTTACAAACTTCTGATGGTACAAGTGATTCTTTAATTTCTAAAAAATACTGGACTTTCTTTAGAAATTCATTTCCAAACTCATCACAAAGTGATTTTACAGCTGATTACTTTGTAAATGTAAAAAAATATCAAAGAATTGTTGTTTTATCTGATTACTCTTCTTATTCTGCTGGACTAGGTGATTCAACTGAAGCATCTACAAAAGCACTTGGCGGGAATGTAATCTTTAGAGGAAAAGTTAAATCAGGAACTCAAAACTTTACAGCAGTTTTAACAAAAATTAAAGCAATGAAACCAGATGTTATTTATTACTCAGGTTACTATACTGATGGTGGACTTATCCGTGCACAACAAGAGCAATTAGAAATTGATGCTGACTTTGTTGGTGGAGATTCAAATGATAACCCTGATTTTGTTAAATTAGCAGGAAAATCAGCTGAAGGTACAGTTTTAATTAACTTTCCAACTCCAGAAATTTTACCATATCCTGAAGCTAAAAAATATTTAGCGGCATATAAAGCTAGATTTAAAATGGACCCTCCATCAATTTGGCCTGTTACAAATGCTGATGGATTAAGAGCTGTTATTGAAGGTGTTGAAAAAACTAACTCTTTTGATACTAAAAAAATCTCTGATTATATTAGATCTACAATGAAAGATTTCCCAGGAATTACAGGACCATTTAACATTAGAGAAGATGGTGAAAGAGTAGGTGCTAAATTTGTTGTATATAATATGAAAAATGATGGTACTAAAGAAGTAGTAAAATAAGTAAGGGATAGACAAATATGGATACTTTTCTTCAACAGTTAATCAATGGTTTAACAGTAGGAAGTTTGTATGCATTAGTAGCCTTAGGTTATACAATGGTTTACGGTGTGATGAAGTTAATCAACTTCGCACACGGTGACCTTGTTGCCTTTTCTGCTTATGTAGGACTTACTATTTTTACTCAATTTTATGGTTCAAATGCATTGTCTTTAGTGAATATTGTAATAGTATTTTCATTAACAGCAATTGTGGTGGCTTTTGTGGGTGTTCTTCTTGAGCGTCTTGCATACAGACCTTTAAGAACGGCACCAAGATTAAGTGCTGTTGTTTCAGCACTTGGAGCTTCACTTGTTATTCAAAATGGAATTATGTTAATTTGGGGACCAAATATGGAGATTTTCCCTGCTGATGTATTCCCCTCAACATCTTGGAACTTTGGTGGAGTAATTATTTCATTTACACAATTAGTGATTTTAGCACTATCTGCTGTTTTAATGGTTTCATTATATATTTTTATTAATAAAACAAAAATGGGTACAGCAATTAGAGCAACTGCAATTGATCAAGATGCTGCAAAATTAATGGGAATTAATGTTAATAGAATTATTATGATTATATTTATTGTAGGTTCTATGTTAGGTGCAATTGGTGGTCTGTTTATTGGTATGTATTACCGAGGTCTAACATTTGATATGGGATGGCTTTATGGTTTAAATGCTTTTATTGCAGCAATTATAGGTGGTATTGGTTCAATTCCAGGAGCAATGCTAGGTGGGCTTTTACTTGGATTATTTAATGCAATGATTTCAGGTTATATTTCAACAGAATGGGCAGAAACATTTACCTTTATTTTACTAATTGTAATTTTAATTGTAAAACCAACTGGACTTCTTGGTGAAAAAACAGCGGAGAAAGTATAATGAATAAAACTACAGGAATTGCTACTTTATTTATAGTAGTTATGGCAGTTTTTCCATTTATAGTTGATTCTGCTTGGTTAAGTATTGGTATTACATTTTTAGTATTTGCAGTAGTTGCTTTTTCTCAAGATATTATTTTAGGTCGTGCTGGTATTTTTAATATGGGTCATGCAATCTTCTTTGGAATGGGAGCATATACAACTGCTATTTTAAATGTACATTTTGGTTTAGAAATTATTGCAACTATTCCTTTTGCAATCATAATTCCAGCTATATTTTCAATTTTACTAGCTGGTCCAATTATTCATTTAAGAGGTGATTATTTATTAGTTGCAACTATTGGATTTAATATCATATTTGAACAAGTTTTATCAAATGATGTATTTGGTTTAACAGGTGGTCCAAATGGTATTTTTGGTATTGATGTAGTTAGAATCTTCGGTTATGAATTATTTTCAGATACAGCAATTTATTATTTAGCATTTGGTTTATTAGTTCTTACATTACTAATTATAAGAAACCTAGATACTTCAGCTTATGGAAGAGCTTTATACTATATTCATAAAGATGAAATAGCTGCTAAATCTATGGGAATAAATGTTTCATATTATAAACTATTTGCTTTTGCTTTAGGAGCTGCGATTGCTGGAGCTGCTGGAAGTGTGTTTGCTATTCAGTATTCAGCTGTAAGTCCTGAGTCATTTAACTTTATGCAATCAGTTATGTTCTTTGCTATTGTACTTGTAGGTGGATCAGCTTCACTTCCTGGAATTATTATAGGAACATTTGTAATGTTTGTATTGCCTGAGTTATTTACAGAGTTTAAAGAATCAAGATATTTAATTTTTGGTGCAGCAATGGTATTAACAATGATTTTAAGACCTAATGGTGTATGGCCAGCTAAGTTTGGAAATATTCCAAAGTTCTTAAAGAAAAAAGTAACTAAAGAAGAAGGGGCAAAATAATGGAATATGTATTAGAGATTGAAAATGTTTCAAAGTTTTTCCACGGTTTGGTTGCAATTGATGATTTAACTATTAAAGTAAAACCTGGTCAAATTTATGGAATTATTGGTCCCAATGGTGCTGGTAAAACGACACTTTTTAACTGTGTTACAGGTATTTATACTCCTGAAAAAGGAAGTATTAAATATAAAGGTGAAAATATTACAGGGATGGAACCTCATAAAATTGCTCAAAGAGGAGTTTTAAGAACATTCCAAAATATTAGACTATTTAAAGAGATGAGTGTTGCTGAAAATATTATTGCAGGAACACATACAAAATCAACTCAAAAATGGTACCACTCAATTGTTCATACTCCAGCATATAAAAAAGATGAATTAAAATCTTGG
This sequence is a window from Poseidonibacter parvus. Protein-coding genes within it:
- a CDS encoding DMT family transporter translates to MISNNKTTILALILFVILLWAGNFISIAYLVKEMDVFTALTLRLAFVSLLLSPFLKNLPSFRDLSFLFLAAIAIVPGHFGLLFLSILNTSSVGGVSVLIQLAIPFSIIFAWIIFKDKPSPLRITGLTISFFGIVFLLYDPSLLDSRDAFIMAIASALCLGIYFNIVKKIKNVKSISVIAWTSLLGVPMMYIIMLFNNNTFSSVLEIKDSLTIWAFFYTVIASSIIGHGIWAYLVKTQDISFISPFLLLVPIVAVILSTFTLGEEITFRFIIVSSVIIFGIFLVFISRNSQNNLKD
- a CDS encoding branched-chain amino acid ABC transporter permease; the protein is MNKTTGIATLFIVVMAVFPFIVDSAWLSIGITFLVFAVVAFSQDIILGRAGIFNMGHAIFFGMGAYTTAILNVHFGLEIIATIPFAIIIPAIFSILLAGPIIHLRGDYLLVATIGFNIIFEQVLSNDVFGLTGGPNGIFGIDVVRIFGYELFSDTAIYYLAFGLLVLTLLIIRNLDTSAYGRALYYIHKDEIAAKSMGINVSYYKLFAFALGAAIAGAAGSVFAIQYSAVSPESFNFMQSVMFFAIVLVGGSASLPGIIIGTFVMFVLPELFTEFKESRYLIFGAAMVLTMILRPNGVWPAKFGNIPKFLKKKVTKEEGAK
- a CDS encoding branched-chain amino acid ABC transporter permease, giving the protein MDTFLQQLINGLTVGSLYALVALGYTMVYGVMKLINFAHGDLVAFSAYVGLTIFTQFYGSNALSLVNIVIVFSLTAIVVAFVGVLLERLAYRPLRTAPRLSAVVSALGASLVIQNGIMLIWGPNMEIFPADVFPSTSWNFGGVIISFTQLVILALSAVLMVSLYIFINKTKMGTAIRATAIDQDAAKLMGINVNRIIMIIFIVGSMLGAIGGLFIGMYYRGLTFDMGWLYGLNAFIAAIIGGIGSIPGAMLGGLLLGLFNAMISGYISTEWAETFTFILLIVILIVKPTGLLGEKTAEKV
- a CDS encoding branched-chain amino acid ABC transporter substrate-binding protein yields the protein MNFKKLTGALALSAVVASSLVAADTVKIGVQAPITGKYANEGQSIENFVKLIVDEKNAAGGLLGKQIEVVTCDDEAKAQKAAVCAKKLVNEGVFAVIGSYTSGATEAAQTTYYRNKVLQTSDGTSDSLISKKYWTFFRNSFPNSSQSDFTADYFVNVKKYQRIVVLSDYSSYSAGLGDSTEASTKALGGNVIFRGKVKSGTQNFTAVLTKIKAMKPDVIYYSGYYTDGGLIRAQQEQLEIDADFVGGDSNDNPDFVKLAGKSAEGTVLINFPTPEILPYPEAKKYLAAYKARFKMDPPSIWPVTNADGLRAVIEGVEKTNSFDTKKISDYIRSTMKDFPGITGPFNIREDGERVGAKFVVYNMKNDGTKEVVK
- a CDS encoding amino acid ABC transporter ATP-binding protein; the encoded protein is MIELKKVHKSFGDLEVLKGIDLTVQKGEVLSVIGGSGSGKSTMLYCINAIENIQKGQIEVDGVSVHDKKTNINKLRQKIGMVFQQWNSFPHLTVLENVALAPQKVLGKTKEDAEKIAKEQLIHVGLGDKFDEFPTRMSGGQQQRLAIARALAMEPEYMLFDEITSALDPELVGEVLDTLRLLRKEGMTMICVTHEIAFAREVSDRIAFFHKGVIEEIGTPEQVIENPQKERTQQFLSKVLH
- the rraA gene encoding ribonuclease E activity regulator RraA produces the protein MNMQVSDICDDNQNKKIQVLSAKFNNYGKLKKFSGQIETLKISKSNFHLLEILRDEDGKGRIMVVDNNQDFFGVVGDKLMAFALKNNWTAIIINGYVRDTFETKNIDVGLYAIGACPLRNFEKTKSFRGIDLKFEGVSFSKGDYIYADEDGIILTKNKLI
- a CDS encoding proline racemase family protein translates to MEILQKIKDSKIQKDFLKIKTIDMHTGGEPLRVILDGYPRIEGKTILEKRSYVKNNLDHLRTTLMFEPRGHADMYGVLLVEPENKDSDFGVIFMHNEGYSTMCGHATIAITKLAVELGWVEVRKPITNIKIDAPCGQLDSFASIDENGDVTSVSFKCVPSFVIALNEEIYVESIGTVRYDLAYGGAFYAYINADSIGLSLNKDNYDKIIHYGKKIKHAISENKDNIKHPFEEDLSFLYGTIFITKSDKFHSKNVCVFADGEVDRSPTGSGVSGRAAIHFKRNELLINESIKIESILGTSFDVEVDSTLKYSDFDAIIPKVSGNANITGEHTFLIDENDELKHGFFLR
- a CDS encoding GntR family transcriptional regulator; the encoded protein is MQENNLSVKAYKILEELIVTLKLEPGKTYSEKELMALSDISRTPLREALLKLSNESLLNIIPRRGIEISDINMANQLSILETRRVLDNLLISKATKYATTLEKNKILDFKKHMIEAVEKKDVIEYLRNDKQLDQTIFETARNEYAANATAPLHIRSRRFWYYFKGSDDLEASAKVHMDLIDAIVASNEEKAIELSDKIINNLVEVVKKYMNI